A region from the Poecilia reticulata strain Guanapo linkage group LG12, Guppy_female_1.0+MT, whole genome shotgun sequence genome encodes:
- the enoph1 gene encoding enolase-phosphatase E1 isoform X2, protein MRQNRACPVHTVDQTVHTDEEKAIREVMENVMWQMAADRKSTALKQLQGHMWRAAYTSGRIKGEIYPDVVPSVKMWRERGMKVYIYSSGSVEAQKLLFGYSVEGDVLDLFDGHFDTTIGAKVDSKSYERIAERIGCQPEEITFLTDVSREAKAAEEAGLNVLLVVRPGNMELTDEESAQYNLITSFSQLQLTGRA, encoded by the exons ATGAGGCAGAACCGGGCGTGTCCCGTCCACACCGTGGACCAGACGGTCCACACAGACGAGGAGAAGGCCATCAGGGAGGTGATGGAGAACGTGATGTGGCAGATGGCGGCGGACAGGAAGTCCACGGCGCTCAAGCAGCTGCAGGGCCACATGTGGAGGGCAGCCTACACGTCCGGGAGAATCAAAGGCGA GATCTACCCCGACGTGGTGCCGTCCGTCAAGATGTGGCGGGAGCGCGGCATGAAGGTTTACATCTACTCCTCTGGCAGCGTGGAGGCCCAGAAGCTCCTGTTCGGATACTCGGTGGAAGGAGACGTTCTAGAC CTCTTCGACGGCCACTTCGACACCACGATAGGAGCCAAAGTGGACTCAAAGAGCTACGAGAGGATCGCCGAGCGGATCGGCTGTCAGCCGGAAGAAATCACCTTCCTCACCGATGTCAGCAGAG AGGCCAAAGCGGCGGAGGAAGCCGGGCTGAACGTCCTGCTGGTGGTCCGGCCCGGAAACATGGAGCTGACGGACGAGGAGAGCGCTCAGTACAACCTCATTACCTCCTTTAGTCAACTTCAGCTGACGGGGCGAGCTTAA
- the hnrnpd gene encoding heterogeneous nuclear ribonucleoprotein D0: protein MSEDYEFSEDPSMMRMEEDGEGNCDDPMSASGDCGLMGGEADGSKIDASKNEEDEGKMFVGGLSWDTTKKDLKDYFTKFGEVVDCTLKLDPMTGRSRGFGFVLFKNPESVEKVASQKEHKLNGKVIDPKKAKAMKSKEPVKKIFVGGLSPDTPEEKVREYFGAFGEVESIELPMETKTNKRRGFCFITFKEEEPVKMIMEKKYHNIGLSKCEVKVAVSKEQYQQQQYWGGRGGYSTRSRGRGGGPNQSWNQGYGNYWNQGYGNYGNYGYGNQGYGGYGGYDYSGYNNYYGYTDYDNQSGGYGKSPRRGGHTNSYKPY, encoded by the exons ATGTCGGAAGATTATGAATTCAGCGAAGACCCGAGCATGATGAGAATGGAGGAGGATGGGGAGGGCAACTGTGACGATCCCATGTCCGCCTCTGGGGACTGTGGCCTGATGGGAGGAGAGGCCGACGGATCGAAGATTGATGCTAGTAAAAATGAGGAGGATGAAGG GAAGATGTTTGTTGGAGGGCTCAGCTGGGACACGACCAAGAAGGACCTGAAGGATTACTTCACAAAGTTCGGGGAGGTGGTGGACTGCACGTTAAAACTGGACCCTATGACCGGGCGCTCTCGGGGCTTCGGCTTCGTGCTCTTTAAAAATCCAGAAAGCGTTGAAAAG GTCGCCTCACAGAAGGAACACAAACTCAACGGGAAAGTGATTGATCCCAAAAAAGCAAAGGCCATGAAGAGCAAGGAGCCTGTGAAGAAGATCTTTGTAGGCGGGCTGTCCCCAGACACGCCCGAAGAGAAAGTCAGAGAGTATTTCGGTGCCTTTGGAGAG GTGGAGTCCATCGAGCTGCCCATGGAGACCAAAACCAACAAGCGGCGGGGCTTCTGCTTCATCACCTTCAAGGAGGAGGAACCAGTGAAGATGATCATGGAGAAAAAGTACCACAATATCGGACTCAGCAAG TGTGAGGTGAAGGTGGCCGTGTCCAAGGAGCAgtaccagcagcagcagtactggggaggcagaggaggatACTCGACCAGGTCTCGAGGGAGAGGTGGGG GTCCCAACCAAAGCTGGAACCAGGGTTATGGTAACTACTGGAATCAGGGATATGGGAATTACGGAAATTATGGTTATGGTAATCAAGGATATGGTGGCTATGGAGGCTATGATTACTCTGGTTACAACAATTATTATGGATATACTGACTACGACA ATCAGTCTGGTGGATATGGGAAGTCACCACGGCGTGGTGGTCACACCAACAGTTACAAACCGTATTAA
- the enoph1 gene encoding enolase-phosphatase E1 isoform X1, with the protein MASVSIPACTTALLLDIEGTTTPITFVKDILFPYIREHLEDHLSTHWEEDECKQDVHLLKKQIEEDMRQNRACPVHTVDQTVHTDEEKAIREVMENVMWQMAADRKSTALKQLQGHMWRAAYTSGRIKGEIYPDVVPSVKMWRERGMKVYIYSSGSVEAQKLLFGYSVEGDVLDLFDGHFDTTIGAKVDSKSYERIAERIGCQPEEITFLTDVSREAKAAEEAGLNVLLVVRPGNMELTDEESAQYNLITSFSQLQLTGRA; encoded by the exons ATGGCCTCGGTTTCGATTCCTGCCTGCACCACTGCACTTTTGCTGGACATCGAGGGAACCACTACTCCAATCACGTTTGTTAAG gaCATACTGTTTCCTTATATCAGAGAGCACCTTGAGGATCATCTGTCCACCCACTGGGAGGAAGATGAGTGCAAACAAGATGTCCATCTGCTCAAAAAGCAG ATCGAAGAGGACATGAGGCAGAACCGGGCGTGTCCCGTCCACACCGTGGACCAGACGGTCCACACAGACGAGGAGAAGGCCATCAGGGAGGTGATGGAGAACGTGATGTGGCAGATGGCGGCGGACAGGAAGTCCACGGCGCTCAAGCAGCTGCAGGGCCACATGTGGAGGGCAGCCTACACGTCCGGGAGAATCAAAGGCGA GATCTACCCCGACGTGGTGCCGTCCGTCAAGATGTGGCGGGAGCGCGGCATGAAGGTTTACATCTACTCCTCTGGCAGCGTGGAGGCCCAGAAGCTCCTGTTCGGATACTCGGTGGAAGGAGACGTTCTAGAC CTCTTCGACGGCCACTTCGACACCACGATAGGAGCCAAAGTGGACTCAAAGAGCTACGAGAGGATCGCCGAGCGGATCGGCTGTCAGCCGGAAGAAATCACCTTCCTCACCGATGTCAGCAGAG AGGCCAAAGCGGCGGAGGAAGCCGGGCTGAACGTCCTGCTGGTGGTCCGGCCCGGAAACATGGAGCTGACGGACGAGGAGAGCGCTCAGTACAACCTCATTACCTCCTTTAGTCAACTTCAGCTGACGGGGCGAGCTTAA
- the LOC103473265 gene encoding vesicle-associated membrane protein 8 isoform X1: MKWSKSVTSPHPLYCLANLPVSKTHSPLPGHISRAPAWILSRQLMAEANPQPAAAASSGTFDQVQSQVNEVKVILKDNINKVLERGDKIDDLIGKTDDLQASADSFQRTSTRVARKYWWKNIKMMIIIGVIVLIVLILIILAATGVI, encoded by the exons ATGAAGTGGAGCAAGAGCGTGACTTCACCTCACCCCCTTTATTGCCTTGCAAATCTGCCTGTGTCGAAAACACACAGCCCTTTGCCCGGACATATCAGCAGAGCGCCGGCCTGGATCCTCTCCAGACAGCTGATG GCAGAAGCAAACCCTCAGCCGGCCGCCGCGGCCTCCTCCGGCACGTTTGACCAGGTGCAGAGTCAGGTCAATGAAGTTAAAGTTATACTGAAGGACAACATCAACAAGGTGCTGGAGAGGGGCGACAAAATAGACGACCTCATCGGGAAGACGGACGACCTCCAAGCATCT GCTGACTCCTTCCAGAGAACGTCGACGCGGGTCGCCCGGAAGTACTGGTGGAAGAACATTAAAATGATGATCATAATCGGTGTGATTGTGCTGATCGTCCTGATACTCATAATCCTTGCTGCCACCGGCGTCATTTAA
- the LOC103473265 gene encoding vesicle-associated membrane protein 8 isoform X2 has protein sequence MAEANPQPAAAASSGTFDQVQSQVNEVKVILKDNINKVLERGDKIDDLIGKTDDLQASADSFQRTSTRVARKYWWKNIKMMIIIGVIVLIVLILIILAATGVI, from the exons ATG GCAGAAGCAAACCCTCAGCCGGCCGCCGCGGCCTCCTCCGGCACGTTTGACCAGGTGCAGAGTCAGGTCAATGAAGTTAAAGTTATACTGAAGGACAACATCAACAAGGTGCTGGAGAGGGGCGACAAAATAGACGACCTCATCGGGAAGACGGACGACCTCCAAGCATCT GCTGACTCCTTCCAGAGAACGTCGACGCGGGTCGCCCGGAAGTACTGGTGGAAGAACATTAAAATGATGATCATAATCGGTGTGATTGTGCTGATCGTCCTGATACTCATAATCCTTGCTGCCACCGGCGTCATTTAA